In the genome of Caballeronia sp. NK8, the window CCCTTCGAACGTCGGCTCTCCACGGCAAAAAGCTTTAAGGGGATTCGTATTGGTGTGTCCGCACCGGGTAGCGTCACCGACTATTGCGCGAGAAGAGTCCTTTCTCAAATCAACATCAGCGCCAGCGATGCCTCGATTGTTCCCCTACAATCGACTGAGAACACCATTGCAGCGATCGGAAACGGAACGATTGATGCCCTTGTATCTGCTCCGCCGGGCTCAAGCCTAGCTCAGTCTCAACTTGGAGGTGTGATCCTGTTCTCGGTCGGCCGCGACGAGATATCCGGTTTCCGATCTATCACCGGTCATCTCATTGAGGCGCGCGCAGATGACGTGAAGCAAAAGCCTGATGTATATCGGGCAATCGTGAGAGCGGACACGCGCGGCCTAAAGTACATTGTAGAAAATCCCAAAGTAGCCGGTGACACGCTCTATAAATCGCAATACTCCTCCCTTGTGAAGGCGGAGATCTGGCCTGATGTATGGGCCTCAAGTATTCCGCAGTTCAAGACACCATTCGTATCGCGGCAGAGCCTAGAGTCGTGGGTGGCGATGGGTCTGGTACCCGGGGTTAGTGACCCAAAGGCGATTAATTCCGGCGAAATCATCGACATGCGTTTCGCGACGCAGGCAGTGCAAAGCCTCAACTGGAAGGTAACCGCATAGCGCCTGTCATTGCATTCCTACCTAGCCAGCTTTGTATGAAGCTGCTCATGCTTTTAGATATCGGAGACTCAAGATGAATCAACAAACAAGCGTTCACGCACCCGATGACTCAGGCGTGCCCGAGTCGGCTCGCGATTTCAGCGTTAAGGAGCGCGTGGTAATCATCACTGGAGCAGGTCAAGGGATCGGGCGCGAGTATGCGCGGCAGTTTGCGGCGGCCGGCGCGATCCCAGTTGTGGCGGATCTGAACGTCGAAAACGCGAAACGGGTTTGTGCCGAGATCGATCGAGCTGGCGGTCGGTCCATGGCCGTATCCGTGGACGTGGGCGATAGGGAATCTGTCGACGCGATGGTTGAGAGCGCCCTCAACAAGTACGGCCGCGTAGATACGCTCATTAATAACGCAGCAATCTTCGCAACCCTGCCAAAGCGCCCTTTTGATGAAATTCCCCTTGAAGAATGGGAGCGTGTGATGCGCATCAACATCACTGGCACTTTTCTATGCGCAAGGGCCGTCGCTCCGGCCATGCGCAAGGCCAACTGGGGACGCATTATCAACACATCTTCTGACTCCGTCCCTAGGGGGGTTGCTAACTACCTCCACTATGTCACATCGAAGTCCGCAATCATCGGAATGACGAATTCTCTTGCTCGTGAACTCGGACCATTCGGCATCACGGTAAACGCGATCCGCCCGGGAGCCGTCGCGACGGAGGTTGACCGCGCGGTTAATCCAACGCAGGAGCGACGCGTCCAGCTTCTCAGCGAACAATGTCTGCGCAAGGGCCAGTTGCCCACAGACTTGGTGGGGCTTGCGATCTTCCTCTCCACGAACGCTTCGGCTTTCATAACCGGCCAAACAATCGCGTGCGACGGCGGTTACACCCACAGTAACTGAGTCGCTTAGCTCGAATCCACATACTTTGAAAGCGGCCTCGCGCTTTCGTCCCATTGCTGAGAAGAGGCTTAACGTCATGAGAAATCACGAGACAATTTATATCGATGGTCAATGGGTAGCTCCGGTCGACCCGAAAAGGCTCGAACTGATCAGCCCAACAACTGAGAACCCGATTGCAAGCGTCTGTCTCGCGAGCGCGCGCGACGTGGATCTCGCCGTCAAGGCGGCCAGAAAGGCATTTCCCTCCTTCTCCGAAACCTCCAAGGAGGAAAGGATTGCCCTGTTCGAGAGAATCATCGAGGTCTACCAAGCGCGCCAGAAGGATCTGATGGCCGCTATCACCCTTGAGATGGGCTCTCCTAAGTCGCAGGTCATCATGACCCAAGCTGCGCTACAGGGTTTCCAACAGGCGATTACCACCCTTCGCGGATACAACTTCGAAGTTCAGGAAGGCATCAACGTCATTCGACGCGAGCCTATCGGTGTCTG includes:
- a CDS encoding ABC transporter substrate-binding protein translates to MTLLMGSGGPLIAWAPTFIAEALGYYKDEGLTIERIYTRSGPAGMTALVSGAGDAYYTAPGELLAATVRGQQFKIVMAQSVYQDLYFIISNDYAKKHGITAATPFERRLSTAKSFKGIRIGVSAPGSVTDYCARRVLSQINISASDASIVPLQSTENTIAAIGNGTIDALVSAPPGSSLAQSQLGGVILFSVGRDEISGFRSITGHLIEARADDVKQKPDVYRAIVRADTRGLKYIVENPKVAGDTLYKSQYSSLVKAEIWPDVWASSIPQFKTPFVSRQSLESWVAMGLVPGVSDPKAINSGEIIDMRFATQAVQSLNWKVTA
- a CDS encoding SDR family NAD(P)-dependent oxidoreductase; amino-acid sequence: MNQQTSVHAPDDSGVPESARDFSVKERVVIITGAGQGIGREYARQFAAAGAIPVVADLNVENAKRVCAEIDRAGGRSMAVSVDVGDRESVDAMVESALNKYGRVDTLINNAAIFATLPKRPFDEIPLEEWERVMRINITGTFLCARAVAPAMRKANWGRIINTSSDSVPRGVANYLHYVTSKSAIIGMTNSLARELGPFGITVNAIRPGAVATEVDRAVNPTQERRVQLLSEQCLRKGQLPTDLVGLAIFLSTNASAFITGQTIACDGGYTHSN